In Populus alba chromosome 1, ASM523922v2, whole genome shotgun sequence, a single window of DNA contains:
- the LOC118045679 gene encoding ras-related protein RABE1c encodes MAAPPARARADYDYLIKLLLIGDSGVGKSCLLLRFSDGSFTTSFITTIGIDFKIRTIELDGKRIKLQIWDTAGQERFRTITTAYYRGAMGILLVYDVTDESSFNNIRNWIRNIEQHASDNVNKILVGNKADMDESKRAVPTSKGQALADEYGIKFFETSAKTNLNVEQVFFSIARDIKQRLADTDTRAEPTTLKITPTDQAGGGGQAAQKSSCCGS; translated from the exons ATGGCTGCTCCTCCCGCTAGAGCTCGAGCCGATTATGATTATCTCATTAAGCTTCTCTTGATTGGCGATAGCG GTGTGGGCAAGAGTTGCCTTCTTTTGCGTTTCTCTGATGGTTCCTTCACTACTAGTTTTATCACCACCATTGG TATTGACTTTAAGATAAGAACCATTGAGCTTGATGGCAAAAGGATTAAGCTTCAAATTTGGGATACAGCTGGTCAGGAGCGGTTTCGAACAATCACAACTG CTTACTATCGCGGAGCTATGGGCATTTTGCTGGTGTATGATGTCACCGATGAATCATCTTTCAACA ACATTAGGAATTGGATTCGCAACATCGAGCAACATGCTTCTGATAATGTTAACAAGATATTGGTAGGGAACAAGGCTGACATGGATGAAAGCAAACGG gcTGTGCCAACATCCAAGGGCCAAGCACTTGCTGATGAATATGGGATCAAATTCTTTGAAACT AGTGCAAAGACAAATCTAAACGTGGAGcaagttttcttttcaatagcAAGGGATATAAAGCAAAGGCTTGCTGACACCGACACAAGGGCTGAG CCTACAACGTTGAAGATCACTCCAACAGACCAGGCAGGCGGAGGTGGTCAAGCTGCGCAGAAATCTTCTTGCTGTGGTTCTTAA
- the LOC118045677 gene encoding zinc finger protein ZAT11 produces the protein MKRDREQVELDLAKCLMLLSKVGEADHEILTSYRPAAAAATAGAGAGAGRSFSCKTCDKNFPSFQALGGHRASHKKPKLMESTGNLLKLPNSPSKPKTHQCSICGLEFPLGQALGGHMRRHRAPNNVDTTSNSSKDHELAAVTQPPFLPEAVPVLKRSNSSKRVLCLDLSLALPMYQNDSELQLEKVARPMLRCFI, from the coding sequence ATGAAGAGAGATAGAGAACAGGTAGAGTTAGACTTGGCCAAATGCTTGATGCTACTTTCTAAAGTTGGCGAAGCTGATCACGAGATACTAACTAGTTATagaccagcagcagcagcagcaacggCAGGGGCCGGCGCCGGGGCCGGTCGCTCATTTTCATGCAAAACATGCGACAAGAATTTCCCTTCATTTCAAGCATTAGGAGGCCACCGTGCGAGTCACAAGAAACCAAAACTCATGGAATCAACTGGGAACTTGTTGAAGCTGCCTAATTCGCCTTCAAAGCCAAAAACTCACCAGTGCTCCATTTGCGGCCTTGAGTTTCCTCTCGGGCAAGCACTCGGAGGTCACATGAGGAGACACAGGGCGCCTAATAATGTTGATACCACCAGTAATAGTAGTAAAGATCATGAATTGGCCGCCGTGACTCAACCGCCTTTCTTACCCGAAGCTGTCCCAGTTTTGAAGAGATCCAATAGCAGCAAGAGAGTTCTGTGCTTGGATTTGAGCTTGGCCCTGCCCATGTATCAGAATGACTCGGAGTTGCAGCTAGAGAAGGTCGCTCGTCCCATGTTGAGATGTTTTATCTAA
- the LOC118045676 gene encoding protein SOSEKI 5, translating to MAAVSSRGGRNSEGVQIPRNRETSPERCRVAWSESNKLSRKVPVVYYLSRNGQLEHPHFMEVPLSSNDGGLYLRDVINRLDLLRGKGMAGLYSWSSKRSYKNGFVWHDLADTDFIHPAHGHEYVLKGSELLDHSNKQLLLETKPQETLQSSSNSQDSDFPVTSRRRNQSWGSIDLNEYKVYKAESPSESNRKLAADASTQTDDSRRRRRQAKPAVEGLREEKKNSQELEVNGEEIIEISPPPSDSSPETLESLMKADGRVILGANGEGSGLNLSETVGNCGRMKASTVLMQLISCGSISFRDCGATAVKEQGLSLITGQYKGRLPRGGNREGTPREISNRVKLEDKEYFSGSLIETKKVEVHALNLKRSNSYNADRSSQLHLAEKEIEGVRTKCIPRKSKAMATRKESNVNVVVDHNNNNNNNGSQAGSRRLEVQQVEDVAR from the exons ATGGCCGCTGTGAGTTCAAGAGGTGGAAGAAACTCTGAAGGAGTCCAGATTCCGAGGAACAGAGAAACCAGTCCTGAGAGATGCAGAGTAGCATGGAGCGAATCCAATAAGTTGTCCAGAAAAGTCCCTGTGGTTTACTATCTGTCCAGAAATGGTCAGCTTGAGCATCCCCATTTCATGGAGGTCCCTCTCTCTTCTAATGACGGCGGCCTCTACCTTAGAG ATGTAATCAACCGGTTAGACCTCCTTCGAGGCAAAGGCATGGCTGGCCTCTACTCCTGGTCCTCTAAACG GAGCTACAAAAACGGCTTCGTTTGGCACGACTTAGCCGATACCGATTTCATTCACCCAGCTCACGGTCACGAGTACGTTCTCAAAGGATCAGAGCTTCTCGACCATTCTAACAAGCAGCTACTCCTCGAAACGAAACCTCAAGAAACTCTCCAATCATCATCCAACAGTCAAGACTCGGATTTTCCAGTTACCTCTAGGCGTAGGAACCAGTCCTGGGGCTCAATCGATCTTAACGAGTACAAAGTTTACAAGGCTGAGTCGCCCTCCGAGTCGAATCGGAAACTCGCTGCTGACGCGTCGACTCAGACTGATGAtagcaggaggaggaggaggcaggCCAAACCTGCAGTCGAAGGATTGcgggaagagaagaaaaatagtcAGGAACTGGAGGTGAACGGAGAAGAGATTATTGAGATTTCACCCCCGCCGTCAGATTCCAGCCCAGAAACTTTGGAGTCTTTGATGAAGGCTGATGGACGGGTGATTTTGGGCGCTAACGGTGAAGGGAGTGGCTTGAATTTGAGTGAAACGGTGGGGAACTGTGGGAGGATGAAAGCGTCTACGGTTCTGATGCAGTTGATATCGTGCGGTTCGATCTCGTTCAGGGACTGTGGGGCTACGGCAGTGAAGGAGCAAGGTTTGTCGTTGATTACTGGACAATATAAGGGGAGATTGCCACGTGGAGGGAACCGCGAGGGAACACCGAGGGAAATTTCGAACAGGGTAAAACTGGAAGATAAGGAGTATTTTAGTGGGAGCTTGATCGAGACAAAGAAGGTGGAGGTGCACGCTTTGAATCTGAAGAGGTCCAATTCCTACAATGCCGATAG GAGCTCGCAGCTGCACTTGGCGGAAAAGGAGATTGAGGGGGTGCGCACCAAATGCATACCAAGGAAGTCAAAAGCAATGGCAACCAGAAAAGAAAGCAACGTTAATGTTGTTGTTgatcacaataataataataataataacggcAGTCAAGCAGGGAGCAGAAGACTCGAGGTCCAACAAGTCGAAGATGTGGCTCGATGA
- the LOC118045678 gene encoding uncharacterized protein isoform X2 gives MNKGFWMSKGTDGDPAFENPPRLESKRSHQWFIDDTEPELFPNKKQAVQTPNSTTTSGIPSANSPSWHNTSGFQSVPNQFVHRLFGAETARSVNFAERNLYPAGAVESNTSEACLNYGGIRKVKINQVKDFDSGVHAPKGHGFTIESDSNNSTGQDFHRESQSSFISTEHAFDKEDNSVTMMGHTYNGEDVHVGPTNSTYIKVDDSAIPTSDAYSKEDTNLLSFGGFDDAHDIIPVDRPLSSYDHSYDQSSVQTQEAVDEKELRATTAKAVASNTQATKSKTEPVSKNRPELKTTRKEAPNSFPSNVRSLISTGMLDGVPVKYVSLSRELRGIIKGSGYLCGCQSCNYSKVLNAYEFERHAGCKTKHPNNHIYFENGKTIYQIVQELRSTPESMLFDVIQTVFGAPINQKSFRIWKESFQAATRELQRIYGKEELNL, from the exons ATG AACAAGGGATTTTGGATGTCGAAGGGTACAGATGGAGATCCAGCATTTGAGAATCCTCCCAGGCTTGAATCTAAACGATCTCATCAGTGGTTTATAGATGATACTGAGCCTGAGTTGTTCCCTAACAAGAAGCAAGCAGTGCAAACTCCGAACAGCACCACAACTTCTGGAATTCCCAGTGCAAATTCTCCTTCTTGGCATAACACCTCTGGTTTTCAGTCTGTCCCAAACCAATTTGTTCATCGTTTATTTGGGGCTGAAACTGCAAGATCTGTCAATTTTGCTGAAAGGAATTTATATCCTGCTGGAGCAGTTGAATCAAATACATCTGAAGCCTGCCTTAACTACGGTGGTATTAGAAAAGTCAAAATAAATCAGGTTAAGGACTTTGACAGTGGTGTGCATGCTCCAAAGGGACATGGTTTCACAATTGAAAGTGACAGTAACAATTCTACAGGTCAGGACTTTCATAGGGAAAGCCAGAGTAGCTTTATATCAACGGAACATGCATTTGATAAAGAAGATAACAGTGTCACAATGATGGGTCACACCTACAATGGAGAAGATGTCCATGTTGGTCCAACAAATTCCACTTACATCAAAGTTGATGATAGTGCTATTCCAACAAGCGATGCATATAGCAAGGAAGACACCAATTTATTATCTTTTGGGGGATTTGATGATGCACATGATATTATACCTGTTGATAGGCCACTCAGCAGCTATGACCACTCTTATGATCAATCTTCTGTTCAAACACAAGAAGCAGTTGATGAAAAGGAGCTGAGGGCTACAACTGCCAAGGCAGTTGCAAGCAATACGCAGGCGACTAAATCCAAAACTGAACCTGTTTCCAAGAACAGACCAGAGTTGAAAACTACCAGAAAAGAAGCTCCAAACAGCTTTCCTTCAAATGTCAGAAGTTTGATATCAACTGGTATGCTGGATGGGGTCCCTGTAAAGTATGTTTCCTTGTCACGTGAg CTTCGTGGCATTATAAAAGGTTCTGGCTATCTTTGTGGGTGCCAATCATGTAATTATTCCAAG GTGCTCAATGCTTATGAGTTTGAACGTCATGCTGGTTGCAAGACAAAACACCCGaataatcatatatattttgaaaatggaaaaactATCTATCAGATAGTACAAGAATTAAGGAGCACTCCTGAGAGCATGTTATTTGACGTGATTCAAACTGTTTTTGGCGCACCTATCAATCAGAAATCCTTCCGCATCTGGAAAG AATCGTTCCAAGCTGCAACTCGTGAGCTCCAGCGTATCTATGGGAAGGAAGAACTAAATCTGTAA
- the LOC118045678 gene encoding uncharacterized protein isoform X1, with protein sequence MNKGFWMSKGTDGDPAFENPPRLESKRSHQWFIDDTEPELFPNKKQAVQTPNSTTTSGIPSANSPSWHNTSGFQSVPNQFVHRLFGAETARSVNFAERNLYPAGAVESNTSEACLNYGGIRKVKINQVKDFDSGVHAPKGHGFTIESDSNNSTGQDFHRESQSSFISTEHAFDKEDNSVTMMGHTYNGEDVHVGPTNSTYIKVDDSAIPTSDAYSKEDTNLLSFGGFDDAHDIIPVDRPLSSYDHSYDQSSVQTQEAVDEKELRATTAKAVASNTQATKSKTEPVSKNRPELKTTRKEAPNSFPSNVRSLISTGMLDGVPVKYVSLSREELRGIIKGSGYLCGCQSCNYSKVLNAYEFERHAGCKTKHPNNHIYFENGKTIYQIVQELRSTPESMLFDVIQTVFGAPINQKSFRIWKESFQAATRELQRIYGKEELNL encoded by the exons ATG AACAAGGGATTTTGGATGTCGAAGGGTACAGATGGAGATCCAGCATTTGAGAATCCTCCCAGGCTTGAATCTAAACGATCTCATCAGTGGTTTATAGATGATACTGAGCCTGAGTTGTTCCCTAACAAGAAGCAAGCAGTGCAAACTCCGAACAGCACCACAACTTCTGGAATTCCCAGTGCAAATTCTCCTTCTTGGCATAACACCTCTGGTTTTCAGTCTGTCCCAAACCAATTTGTTCATCGTTTATTTGGGGCTGAAACTGCAAGATCTGTCAATTTTGCTGAAAGGAATTTATATCCTGCTGGAGCAGTTGAATCAAATACATCTGAAGCCTGCCTTAACTACGGTGGTATTAGAAAAGTCAAAATAAATCAGGTTAAGGACTTTGACAGTGGTGTGCATGCTCCAAAGGGACATGGTTTCACAATTGAAAGTGACAGTAACAATTCTACAGGTCAGGACTTTCATAGGGAAAGCCAGAGTAGCTTTATATCAACGGAACATGCATTTGATAAAGAAGATAACAGTGTCACAATGATGGGTCACACCTACAATGGAGAAGATGTCCATGTTGGTCCAACAAATTCCACTTACATCAAAGTTGATGATAGTGCTATTCCAACAAGCGATGCATATAGCAAGGAAGACACCAATTTATTATCTTTTGGGGGATTTGATGATGCACATGATATTATACCTGTTGATAGGCCACTCAGCAGCTATGACCACTCTTATGATCAATCTTCTGTTCAAACACAAGAAGCAGTTGATGAAAAGGAGCTGAGGGCTACAACTGCCAAGGCAGTTGCAAGCAATACGCAGGCGACTAAATCCAAAACTGAACCTGTTTCCAAGAACAGACCAGAGTTGAAAACTACCAGAAAAGAAGCTCCAAACAGCTTTCCTTCAAATGTCAGAAGTTTGATATCAACTGGTATGCTGGATGGGGTCCCTGTAAAGTATGTTTCCTTGTCACGTGAg GAGCTTCGTGGCATTATAAAAGGTTCTGGCTATCTTTGTGGGTGCCAATCATGTAATTATTCCAAG GTGCTCAATGCTTATGAGTTTGAACGTCATGCTGGTTGCAAGACAAAACACCCGaataatcatatatattttgaaaatggaaaaactATCTATCAGATAGTACAAGAATTAAGGAGCACTCCTGAGAGCATGTTATTTGACGTGATTCAAACTGTTTTTGGCGCACCTATCAATCAGAAATCCTTCCGCATCTGGAAAG AATCGTTCCAAGCTGCAACTCGTGAGCTCCAGCGTATCTATGGGAAGGAAGAACTAAATCTGTAA